Proteins co-encoded in one Bemisia tabaci chromosome 9, PGI_BMITA_v3 genomic window:
- the LOC109038242 gene encoding uncharacterized protein, producing the protein MRSNIHNSCSEQKKAETGASTEHRQLPFLNLRENSASPKKKSQKGSKRFSCDHCSSTFTQKSSLKQHILIHTGEKPFSCSICPVSFTQKSDLTRHIAVHSGEKPFVCSYCSASFSVKRYLKEHIEMHTLENALKCSYCPASFARKRSLKLHLLKHTGEKLFCSYCSASFVFQSHLEEHVRSHTGEKPFICSECSASFSCKRHLNHHVEKEHTRKYPLKCDYCSATFEWRNSLNRHLFKHRGEKPFTCSLCPASYATKSYLEEHLRSHTGEKPFSCSYCSASFSYKRYLKQHEETHTRQNMFKCDHCSQTFTWKNSLKRHMLQHTDKKPQDTEGKPFSCPQCSTFFTLKRSLRRHILKYCGKKTLA; encoded by the coding sequence ATGAGAAGTAATATTCATAATTCATGCAGTGAACAAAAAAAGGCAGAGACTGGTGCAAGCACAGAGCACCGACAACTACCATTCCTTAATCTCAGAGAAAACTCAGCATCTCCCAAAAAGAAATCTCAGAAGGGGAGCAAACGATTTAGTTGCGACCATTGTTCTTCCACATTCactcaaaaatcaagtttaaagcAACATATCCTGATACACACGGGTGAGAAACCATTTAGTTGCAGTATTTGCCCTGTCTCATTCActcaaaaatcagatttaacACGACATATTGCCGTGCATAGCGGTGAAAAACCATTCGTTTGCTCCTATTGTTCCGCTTCCTTTTCTGTTAAAAGATATTTGAAGGAACATATTGAAATGCATACCCTCGAGAATGCACTGAAATGTAGTTATTGCCCTGCCAGTTTTGCCAGAAAACGCAGTTTAAAACTGCATCTTCTCAAACACACGGGCGAGAAACTTTTTTGTAGTTATTGCTCTGCCTCTTTTGTCTTTCAAAGCCACTTGGAGGAGCATGTAAGAAGtcacactggtgagaaaccgtTTATTTGCAGCGAGTGCTCTGCCTCTTTCTCTTGTAAAAGACATCTAAACCACCATGTAGAAAAAGAGCATACTCGTAAGTATCCATTGAAATGCGATTATTGCTCTGCTACTTTTGAGTGGAGAAATAGTTTAAATCGACATTTATTCAAGCATAGAGGTGAAAAACCATTTACTTGTAGTCTATGTCCAGCCTCTTATGCCACTAAAAGCTATTTAGAGGAGCATTTAAGAAGTCACACCGGCGAGAAGCCATTTAGTTGCAGCTATTGTTCAGCCTCTTTCTCATATAAAAGGTATCTAAAGCAACACGAGGAAACGCATACACGTCAGAATATGTTTAAATGCGACCATTGCTCTCAAACCTTCACGTGGAAGAACAGTTTGAAGCGGCACATGTTGCAGCACACTGACAAAAAACCACAAGACACTGAGGGGAAGCCTTTCTCTTGCCCCCAGTGCTCTACCTTTTTCACCTTAAAGAGAAGTTTAAGAAGACATATTCTCAAGTACTGCGGCAAAAAAACATTGGCTTGA